GTTGGACGAGTGGAGAGTCAGCGGATTCACCAAGCAGGCTGCTGAGTCCGGCAAAGCCTGTGAGCGTCATCTTCCCTGTGAGCGGTAGTAGGAGTAACGCCTGGACACCGGCTGCGTTGAGGCCACCGCTAGCGTCATAGGCCGGAAGGCCCGAGGCGTCGGATTGTTCGGGATTCACATCGAAGAAGGCGCTATTAAATGCCCCGTCTCCGTAGGTGATCTCCGGACCCACAGAGTAAAATGCGCGCTTGCCGACAAGTTCGAACGTTCCGTTGTACTTCACCTCGGCCTCGCCCACGAGGCCGTCATGCCCACTTACCGCTTGGCGCACTTCAAGGGCAGCGCTAAACCGCTGTTGGCGGTACTTTACGAAGGCGCCGACCTCCACGGTGAAATCGATATCGCCGAAGCCGACTAGATCAGTCGTCTCTCCTCCGATGCCGAGAGGGTTGCTGCCGTCTTCATCGCGCCCAAAGTTGAATCGGGCGACTGGGCCCGCGCTAAGTCCGTTGTTATCGAATAGGGAATAGGTCATCCCCTCTAGCAGGGAGGCTCGAAATCGATTCCTATACTGGACTGCGAGATTAGGGAATACGCTGACCTGATAACTATCGTCGCCGAGATAGGTTGGCGAGACGAAGGCTCCTGCAGACACAAAGAACTGCCAGTCAGGTTGTGTTTCACGGTTGTCTTGGGCGTGGGCCGCGGCAAGTGAAAGCAACCCCAAGATAAGGCATGTTGAAAGTAGGGGGGCCATTCGTGGAGTCATGAGAGTGCCTTCAGATCGATGTGGGTTTTCCACACCATGACGAGCCCCCATTGCTCCGGTTTG
The sequence above is drawn from the Pseudomonadota bacterium genome and encodes:
- a CDS encoding MipA/OmpV family protein; amino-acid sequence: MGARHGVENPHRSEGTLMTPRMAPLLSTCLILGLLSLAAAHAQDNRETQPDWQFFVSAGAFVSPTYLGDDSYQVSVFPNLAVQYRNRFRASLLEGMTYSLFDNNGLSAGPVARFNFGRDEDGSNPLGIGGETTDLVGFGDIDFTVEVGAFVKYRQQRFSAALEVRQAVSGHDGLVGEAEVKYNGTFELVGKRAFYSVGPEITYGDGAFNSAFFDVNPEQSDASGLPAYDASGGLNAAGVQALLLLPLTGKMTLTGFAGLSSLLGESADSPLVQQRGSETQGIGGVFFNYRF